Below is a window of Candidatus Bathyarchaeota archaeon DNA.
TAATCACATCGTTTACAACCATCGCCACGCCATCAATGCCTATCGTATCGTATTTACCAGCTAATTGCGCCAAGAGGACTTTAGTGCCAACTCCTTCTATGGCGAGGTCGAGGTATCTATCGCTTACTGGAAAAACATTGCCATAAGGAAGTTGCAAAACTTCCCCGTAAACACTAAACTTGTAGGTGCGCCTTAGCATTTTCAAAGCCGTCTTTGACTTTGCCCTCAGTTCTCTGTCAACACCAGATTCAGCATAAGTTAACTTCTTTGCCATGCGGTCCACCCATCACAAGAGCAACAGCTATCTCGTTTGGTTATTCTAAGCCTTACGTTAAAAACTTTAAACTAGTCATTTCCTATTTGATGTATGAAGGGTATGTTATTTGAAAATCTTGGCGGCTACAGATTTTCATGGCGATGTTGGGGCATTTCAAAAAGTTTCTTTGAATGCAAGGCGGAACCATGTGAATATGATTGTTGTGTGTGGGGATGTGACGCATTTTGGTTCTGTGCAACAAGCCAAAGAACTACTTTCCTCTTTACTTGCCATCCAGTCTTCAGTGTTGTTTGTGCCAGGAAACTGTGATCCCCCTGCATTGGCAGAAGAAAAAATAGAGACGATAGAGTCTATCCACGGAAAATGCAGGCAAATTGGCAACATCAATTTCTTTGGTGTCGGAGGTTCTTCGCCAAGTCCTTTTGATACACCCTTTGAACTTACAGAAACAGAGATTGCTAATATTCTGGAACGAGGCTATAATGCTTGCCAAGTCAAGCGCAGAACCATTCTGATTTCACATTCTCCACCTAAGGACACAAAGGTAGATGTAACATCTGCAGGCGAACATGCAGGAAGCTTCAGCGTAAGAGAATTTATAGAAAAAACAAAACCTGATCTAGTGTTATGCGGTCATATCCATGAAGCAACTGGAATAGACAGAATAAATGATACCATCATAGTTAACCCAGGACCTGCAAGACATGGAAAATGCGCATTGATTGACTTAAACGAAAGCATAAATGTCAGACTAGAATCCCTATAACAGCCCAAAACCCTCCTCTATTATTA
It encodes the following:
- a CDS encoding metallophosphoesterase family protein, which produces MKILAATDFHGDVGAFQKVSLNARRNHVNMIVVCGDVTHFGSVQQAKELLSSLLAIQSSVLFVPGNCDPPALAEEKIETIESIHGKCRQIGNINFFGVGGSSPSPFDTPFELTETEIANILERGYNACQVKRRTILISHSPPKDTKVDVTSAGEHAGSFSVREFIEKTKPDLVLCGHIHEATGIDRINDTIIVNPGPARHGKCALIDLNESINVRLESL